A region of the Chryseobacterium cucumeris genome:
TACCTCCCCAGCCATTGCTGTAACAGTATCCTTTGATTTTATTATTGCCTTCCACACTCACCAAAGTATGGTAGATATTTCCGAAGATTTTGTTGGTAGGATCAATAATGATATTGGCTTCACTACTTTTCGGGAAAGTATATTTATGAAATCCTACTCTTGGAGAAGCAGTAAGCTCTGCTTTAATTCCATAGCTGTCCAGCATTACGGAATAATATCCCGGAGAAGCGATTTCTTTATCATGCGTAAATTTTGAACGGTAACCCGTTTCCGGCTTGTCTTCAGATCCTGGAACCATTTTAACCTGTCCTACTGTAGGCATTACCAGAATATCTCCAAGGTCTGCCCATCCCGTTCCGCTCAAATGGTTATGGCTGAATCCCATGATGGTTTTGCTGCTGTAGTGGTATCCTGAGCACCAGTCCCAGTCGCCACTTTTTGTATTCTGATCCGGACTCAGCTGTATCATCCCGAATGGCGTGGTTGCCCCAGGAAAAGTATGCCCATGTCCTCCTGTGCCTATGAAAGGATCTACCCAGGATAAAACATCGTTTTTATTTTGCTGGGCACTGGCTACAGACATCAGGGTGGTAAAAAAGCAGATTAACAGTTCTTTTTTCATGATAAGAGAGGTATCGGAGATTGTTTTGTTTAAAAGTTGGTTTAAAAATAGGAAAACCATTATAAAATTCCCAGCAAACGGAAAAATTAAGATGATTAACCTATTTTCCTAAACTTTATATTACTGTATTAAATTGAATTCTTTTTCATAAAATCAATGATTTCTGAGATATATCCAAAGGCAATCGCAACCACGGTATCGGCAGCACCGTAATATACTGTTACTTTGTCTCCTTCAGTCAATGCTGCACAAGGGAAAACCACATTGGGTACATCTCCTGTCAGTTCATACAATTCTGCTGGCGCCAACAGATAAGGTTTCGTTCTGTACAATACTTTTGTAGGATCTTCAAGATCAAGCAAAGCTGCTCCCATTGAATATCTGAATCCTCTGCAGGTATTGATCACACCATGATAGAAAAGCAGCCATCCTTCTTCTGTTTTGATAGGAACCGGCCCTCCTCCGATTTTCGTACACTGCCAGGCACTGTCTTCAAAAGGCGTTACTTTCATCACGCAGCGGTGTTCTCCCCAATACTTCATATCTGGGCTGTAGCTGATGTAAATATCACCGAAAGGCGTATGTCCGTTATCACTCGGACGGCTCAACATAGCATATTTACCATTGATTTTTTCAGGGAACAAAACCCCGTTTCTGTTGAAGGGAAGAAAGGCATTTTCACACTGAAAAAACTCTTTAAAATCAAATGTATATCCGATTCCGATGGTAGGACCATTGTATCCGTTGCACCAGGTGATCCAGTAACGGTCTTCAATAAAAGTTACACGTGGATCGTATTTGTAATCGGATTCAATCATATCCGTATTTCCTGCCTGCATTTCAATAGGGTCATGATTGATATCCCAATTGATTCCGTCTTTACTGAAACCGGCAAAAATATTCATCTGTACTGCCTTGTTATCACAACGGAACACTCCGGCAAATCCGTCCTCAAAGGGAATTACGGCACTATTGAATATACTGTTGGATGTTGGTATCGCGTATCTGTTAATGATCGGGTTTTCGGAAAACCTCCACATGATATCATTACAACCTTCCGGGCGATCCTGCCAGGGGATCATTACTGATTGAGCTGTCATAAAGTATTTTTTACTTTTTATTTTTTTATTATTATGAATTGATTTGTTGTTCTTTCTGATTTTCAGGGTAAGGGAAAGGAACGAATACAGTGGCCAAAAATGCAGGAATGGTAGCAATCAGTACCCAGATAAAGAACATTTTGTATCCGATCCAGTCACTGATCATTCCACTGAACATTCCGGGAATCATTACGCCAAGATTCATAATCCCTGTTGCAAATGCGTAATGTGCCGTTTTGTGTTTTCCGGGTGCAATCTGCTGCATCATGTAGAGCATAAGCCCCACAAAACCAAATCCGTAACCGAAATATTCCACGACCACCGCAATTCCTACCGGTAAAAGATCTGCCGGCTGATAATAAGCCAGTAATGCATAGACCACAAATGGAATATTGAATGCACAGCATAGCCATATCAAAGATCTTTTCAATCCGCGGGCTGAGATAAAATATCCTGCCAGTACGGATCCTAAGATAAATGCTGCCGAACCGTATGTTCCGTAAATAAGTCCGATATCTGAAGTAGATAACCCTAATCCTCCCGACGTTCTTGGAGCTTTAAAAAATAAAGGCGCAATTTTGATGGCAAATCCTTCTGCAAAACGATATAGTATAATGAAGAGGATACACCACAGAATTTTCTTTTTGGTGAAGAAAGAAATAATCACTTCCAATAGTTCCTGACGAACGTTTCCAGCCGTTTTCTCTTCTTTATTTTCTTCCTTGTTTTCTTTCGGCAGAATGAAATAGTGATAAACTCCCAATACAAAAAACAACAATGCATAGATCACCATAATGATCATCCAGGCATGGGTTACGCCTTTTGTCTTTTCTAAAACCCCGGCAAAATAAACGAGTGCTCCACTGCTGATAATCTTCGCCAGGTTGTAAAAAGCACCTTGCCATCCAATATACTTTGCCTGCTCTTTATTGGTCAAAAACCCAATATACGTTCCGTCT
Encoded here:
- a CDS encoding glycoside hydrolase family 130 protein encodes the protein MTAQSVMIPWQDRPEGCNDIMWRFSENPIINRYAIPTSNSIFNSAVIPFEDGFAGVFRCDNKAVQMNIFAGFSKDGINWDINHDPIEMQAGNTDMIESDYKYDPRVTFIEDRYWITWCNGYNGPTIGIGYTFDFKEFFQCENAFLPFNRNGVLFPEKINGKYAMLSRPSDNGHTPFGDIYISYSPDMKYWGEHRCVMKVTPFEDSAWQCTKIGGGPVPIKTEEGWLLFYHGVINTCRGFRYSMGAALLDLEDPTKVLYRTKPYLLAPAELYELTGDVPNVVFPCAALTEGDKVTVYYGAADTVVAIAFGYISEIIDFMKKNSI
- a CDS encoding MFS transporter encodes the protein MGKNNSGTRRIQPILWISTLYFAMGVPFVTINAVSGIMYKDMGVSDSQITFWTALIMFSWTLKPLWSPFLEIYKTKKFFVVFTQFAIGILFALVALSLPMHDFFKYSIALFAIVAFCGATHDVVADGTYIGFLTNKEQAKYIGWQGAFYNLAKIISSGALVYFAGVLEKTKGVTHAWMIIMVIYALLFFVLGVYHYFILPKENKEENKEEKTAGNVRQELLEVIISFFTKKKILWCILFIILYRFAEGFAIKIAPLFFKAPRTSGGLGLSTSDIGLIYGTYGSAAFILGSVLAGYFISARGLKRSLIWLCCAFNIPFVVYALLAYYQPADLLPVGIAVVVEYFGYGFGFVGLMLYMMQQIAPGKHKTAHYAFATGIMNLGVMIPGMFSGMISDWIGYKMFFIWVLIATIPAFLATVFVPFPYPENQKEQQINS